The genome window CGAGAGGATCACGCCGACGTAGATCGCGAACTCCAGCTGCACGAAGAGCGTCGACAGGAAGGTCACGACGAGGACGGCGGTTTCCGCGTGGCTCACGCGCAGGATGTGGCCGATGTGGCGGGTGTTGACGAGCTTGGCCGCCACGAGGATCAGCACGCCCGCCATCGCCGGGTCGGGGAGATAGGCCGTCAGCGGCGCCACCAGCAGCAGGATGGCGGCCAGCAGGAACGCGGCGAAGACGGCGGCCAGCGGCGTCTTCGCCCCCGCCTCGTAGTTGACGCCTGTGCGCGTGAAGGACCCCGAGGAGGCATAGCTCGAGAAGAAACTCCCCGCGAGGTTGGAGAGCCCCTGCCCGACGAACTCCCGGTTGCTGTCGATGCGCTGGTGCGAGCGCGCGCCGATCGAGCGCGCGATCGAGACCGCCTCGGTCAGCCCGAGCAGCGCGACGGCGAGCGCCCCCGGGGCGAGCTGGCGGAGGGTGTGCACGGAGAGGTCCGGGTGCGACAGCGGCGGCAGCTGTCCGGGCAGCGCCCCGACGAACTGCACGCCGTGCGCCGTGCCGTCGGTCGCCGCCGCGAGGAGGCTGCCGGCGACCAGCGCGATGAGCATCCCCGGCCACCGCGGCAGCAGGAGATTCAAGACGAGGGCGATGGCCAGGGTCGCGGCGGCGATTGCCGCGACGTGCCCGTTGGTCTCCGGCAGGTGGCGCAGGATCTCGGCCCAGGTGTGCAGGAACGAGTCGCCGCGGGTGATCGTCAGGCCGAGGAAGTGACGCAGCTGGCTGGTGCCGATCAGGATCGCCGCGCCCGCCGTGAAGCCGACGATCACCGAATGCGAGACGAAGTTCGTGAGGGCGCCGAGGCGCGCGAGACCGAGCGCGAGCTGGAAGAGACCGGCGAGGAAGGTGAGCGTCAGGACGAGCTGAATGTAGTCGGCCGAACCGCGGGCCGCCAGCGGGCTCACGGTGGTGAGGACCACGATCGAGATCGCGGTGGTCGGGCCGGAGATCAGGTGGCGCGAGGAGCCGAAGAGGGCGGCGACGATCGCCGGCACGATCGCGGAGTAGAGGCCGTACTCGGGGGGGAGCCCGGCGATGATCGCGAACGCCACGCCCTGGGGCAGCACGATCACGGCGCCGGTGAGGCCGGCGATGAGGTCGGCGCGCACACTCCGGGGGGTGACGCTCCCGATCCACGACAGGAACGGCAGCGCCCGCGTCAGGAAAGACGGCGGCCCGGGGGGCGCGCCGGAATCGTCGCGCTCCGCCACGGGCCGAGTCTAACAGGATTTCAGCGCTGCGGCTCCGGTTCCTCGGCGGGTGCCACGACCGCGCACGATTCCCCGTCCGCGCATTCTGCCTGGGCGCCGCGCCGCTGGAGCAGGGCCGCGTCGAAGTAGAGCAGCGGCACCGCGACCAGCGTCAGGACCGTCGAGGCGACGGCGCCGAACATCATCGAGATCGCCAGGCCCTGGAAGATCGGGTCGAAGAGCATCACGAGCGAGGCGACGACGACGGCCGCCGCGGTCAGCGCGATCGGCCGGAAGCGCACCGCCCCGGCCTCGATCACCGCCTCGGCCAGCTCGCCGGTCTCCCGCGCCCGGACTTGAGCGAAGTCGACGAGCAGGATGGAGTTGCGCACGACGATCCCCGCCAGCGCGATGAAGCCGATCATCGACGTCGCCGTGAAGAACGCGCCGAAGGCCCAGTGCCCGGGGAGGATGCCGACGAGCGTCAGCGGGATCGGCGCCATGATCACCAGCGGCACCAGGAAGCTGCGGAACCAGGCCACGACGAGGATGTAGATCAGCACGAGCACCGCCGCGAAGGCGAGGCCCATGTCGCGGAAGACCTCGTAGGTGATGTGCCACTCGCCGTCCCACTTCATCGCGTAGCGGTCGGCGCGGTCGGGCTGGACCGCCGAGAACTGCGCCAGTTCGTAGCCCTCGGGCAGGCGCAGGGCCGCGATGCGCTTCTTCATCGCGAGGATCGCGTAGACCGGGCTCTCGGCGATGCCGGCCACGTCCCCGATGACGTAGGTCACCGGCCGCAGGTTCTTGTGGTAGATCGTCTTCTCGGCGATGCCGCGGCGCACCTGCGCCAGCTCCGCCAGCGGGACCTGCACGCCGGCGGGGGAGGGCACGGTCACGCCGGCCAGCGTCTCGACGCCGGTGCGCGCCTCGCGCGGCAGCCGGACCACCAGTTCCACCGGCTCCTTCTCGCGCGGCAGGTGCACCTGACCGGCGGAGGCGCCGCCGAGCGCCACGGCCAGGGCCTGCGAGACCTGTTCGGTCGGGATGCCGTTGAGCGCGGCCTTGGCCCGGTCGACCGCGAGGGTGACCTTCTCCTGGTCGTCCTCGACGTACCAGTCGACGTCCACGACGCCGGGCGTCGTCTCGAAGATGCGGCGGACGTCGGCGGCGACCGTCGCGCGCC of bacterium contains these proteins:
- a CDS encoding SulP family inorganic anion transporter — translated: MAERDDSGAPPGPPSFLTRALPFLSWIGSVTPRSVRADLIAGLTGAVIVLPQGVAFAIIAGLPPEYGLYSAIVPAIVAALFGSSRHLISGPTTAISIVVLTTVSPLAARGSADYIQLVLTLTFLAGLFQLALGLARLGALTNFVSHSVIVGFTAGAAILIGTSQLRHFLGLTITRGDSFLHTWAEILRHLPETNGHVAAIAAATLAIALVLNLLLPRWPGMLIALVAGSLLAAATDGTAHGVQFVGALPGQLPPLSHPDLSVHTLRQLAPGALAVALLGLTEAVSIARSIGARSHQRIDSNREFVGQGLSNLAGSFFSSYASSGSFTRTGVNYEAGAKTPLAAVFAAFLLAAILLLVAPLTAYLPDPAMAGVLILVAAKLVNTRHIGHILRVSHAETAVLVVTFLSTLFVQLEFAIYVGVILSLVLYLNRTAHPTFVTMVPDPDSGRRSLVNVATKPLPECPQLKIVRIDGSIFFGAVDHVAERLQAIARDSPEQAHILVVGSGINFIDLAGCEMLNQEARRLRVNGRVLYLCSLHGEARGILHRAGCIASVGEENVFGSKVEALGKIVPRLDPERCRVCRLRIFHECAQMPGPPDFPATTAAAPDVARTSSRT